In Deltaproteobacteria bacterium, the genomic stretch GAGACGCTCAGTTCGTCGTTCAACATTTCAGTTTCCGCGTCAGGCGCGTTCGGGAACATGAACGGCGACGAGATGTGGTACTTCATGCCCACGGGCGGGCTCGTGAACCTCACCGACAACATCTTCCAGATTCTCTCGTTCAACGTCTCGGGCTGGGCCTTCGGCGACTGGGGGCGCACCTTCCGCAAGCGACTCGACGACGTGCATTTCCTGCACAATCCCACGATCGCCGATCTCGATGGCGACGGGCGCATGGAGGTGGTGGCGAGTTCGCTCGGCTATCTCGTGCGCGCGTGGAACACCGACGGCGAAACGCCCGCGGGTTGGCCCAAATACACGCAGAACGGCATGCAGGCGTCGCCCGTGGTCGGCGACGTGGACGGCGACGGGCTCTTCGAGGTCGTCACGCACACCAACGAGGGGCGCATTTTCGCGTGGCAGACGACGGGCACGGCGTGCCGCGACGCGGGCATCAACGCCGAGTGGTGGTCGTTCCACCACGACGAATGGAATACCGGCGCGCACGGAACCGACACGCTGCCGCCGGGAGTGCCGACGGACCTGCGCGTGTATTTCACCGACGATCCAAATGTCTTCGAAATCGTCGTCACCGCGCCCGGTGACGACTGGGCCTGCGGCACGGCGACGTCGTACGACCTTCGCTGGTGGACCGACGCGCCCGCGTCCATGTCGCCCGCGACGTTTCTGGCGGGAACCGTGCTCGCCGCGCCCGCGCCGATTCTCGGCGGCGAGGAACTGCGTTTCACGGTGACCGCGCCGGACGCCGAAGCGTTTTCGCTGCGCGTGACGGACGAGAACGGGCTCGTCGGCTGGCCGAGCCCCGCGATTGAACCGACCGATGCGCCGCCGCCCGATGACGACACGGATGACGACACAGACGACGATGCGGACGACGACGTGATCGACGACGATGCCGCGGACGACGACACGACGGATGACGATGCGGACGATGACGCGGGATCGGGCGACGATGATGACGATGACGACGGCGGCTGCTGCGGCTGCTGACGAAGTTCGAGAAGCAGCACGATCTCTACGGCGCGATCATCTGCCGATTACGGGAGGAATCCCCGTTTGGCGAGTTGGTCGGTCATATCGGCCTTCGACGCATAGCCCTCGTGCCGATAGACCTCTTTCCCCTCGCGGTCGACGTAGACCTGTGTCGGCATGATGCGGATCCGATATTGCTCAGCGAGTTCCGTTTCCTTCCCCAGGTCGTTGAAGCGCACCAGCACCTTGCCGGCGAGCTCGGTGTGAAGCGCCTCGAGATCCGGCGCCATCGCCTTGCACGGCTTGCACCAGCCACGGCCGAAATCGAGCATCATCGGCAGTCCTTTGGCGCGGTATTCGGCGATCTCCTCGGCGGCGTCGCGATACCCCGACGCGGGCGCGGCCGCTGTGACACCGGCATCGGACGCACCCTGACAAGAAGCGAGCGCGGCGAGCGCCGCCACGGCGACGGCGATCGATAGAATCCGCAAAACATGGAACCGCTTCATCATGACAAACCCCGCCGTGCGAAAAACGCGCCGACCGCGACGATCAGCACGCCCGCGACGCGACGAAGCACGTCGGTCGCCGCGGTGAGTTTTTTGTTTTCGATCACGGCCTTCGCAGCACCGACGCTGGTTCCCGCCACGACGATCAATGCGCAGTGCCCCAGCGCGTAAACCAGCAGCAAAAACGCGCCGTACGTCACGGAGGACCCGCTCGCCGCGAGGTACGTGAGCAGCACGATGAGAATGGGCGCCGCGCAGGGGGCGGACACCACGCCGAACAGCAGACCGAGCAGGAACGCACCGACGTTTCCCTTGATCCGCGGGTTCACGTTCAGCGCGGGGATCGGCAATTTCACCAAACCCGCGAGATGCACGCCCATCACCACGCACA encodes the following:
- a CDS encoding VCBS repeat-containing protein, yielding MNGDEMWYFMPTGGLVNLTDNIFQILSFNVSGWAFGDWGRTFRKRLDDVHFLHNPTIADLDGDGRMEVVASSLGYLVRAWNTDGETPAGWPKYTQNGMQASPVVGDVDGDGLFEVVTHTNEGRIFAWQTTGTACRDAGINAEWWSFHHDEWNTGAHGTDTLPPGVPTDLRVYFTDDPNVFEIVVTAPGDDWACGTATSYDLRWWTDAPASMSPATFLAGTVLAAPAPILGGEELRFTVTAPDAEAFSLRVTDENGLVGWPSPAIEPTDAPPPDDDTDDDTDDDADDDVIDDDAADDDTTDDDADDDAGSGDDDDDDDGGCCGC
- a CDS encoding sulfite exporter TauE/SafE family protein — protein: MLDNFLANAELYIHSNPWLAVGAVFMGGLLTASNPCVLAMIPLTIGFVSGGKSISSAKSAFGFSLFFVLGLALTFTVMGVVAALVGRLFGNVSAVWNFVVAAVCVVMGVHLAGLVKLPIPALNVNPRIKGNVGAFLLGLLFGVVSAPCAAPILIVLLTYLAASGSSVTYGAFLLLVYALGHCALIVVAGTSVGAAKAVIENKKLTAATDVLRRVAGVLIVAVGAFFARRGLS
- a CDS encoding thioredoxin family protein gives rise to the protein MMKRFHVLRILSIAVAVAALAALASCQGASDAGVTAAAPASGYRDAAEEIAEYRAKGLPMMLDFGRGWCKPCKAMAPDLEALHTELAGKVLVRFNDLGKETELAEQYRIRIMPTQVYVDREGKEVYRHEGYASKADMTDQLAKRGFLP